AAGAATCAGACAACCTCTTTTTGTATCTCAAAATCTGCTTATAGAAGGAAACTTAATAAAGTAATTAAGTGAAGATAATAGACTTAAATAAATTAGCCATATAAAAAACAATATCTGTGAAAAAGTGCAATAGCACTCCGGACGTAGTCCGTTTTTCAGGCAAAGCCTACTATATTGACGATTTTCCGTTCAAACGCAGCCGACAGGCGGAGTGCGTTTAAATCGTCAAGCCATTTTTGGTTACTTTTTGTGGCTTCAAAAAGTAACGAAGAAATAAACGTACTGTTTACCAGATTATTGATATCTACATAATATTTGATAGTATTTGCTTTTAAGGTTATCTTGCTATTTGAAGAAATATCAAACATCATCAGATAAAGTGTATCTATGTAACAATAAAAAGGCCATTCATTCGTGTTTTTACGAATAAATCAATAAAAATCCGTAAAATTATGAATTAATACTTATACTTGTAGCATATATAAAATACCCGGAATGAAAATATTTAGCAAGTTATTGATCGTACTTTTACTATTGATCAACATCGGATGCGGATCGTCTTCCAGTAAAAACAAGAACATGCAGGGTTGGAAAACACTGGAGGAAAATGCCTATTCAATACAGTATCCTCCTGAATGGGAATTAGACAAAAACGGACAAATGAATACCCATTTTGTATTGTTTTCACCTTTGGTATCCCATCAGGATCATTTCAGTGAGAACATCAATCTCATCATACAGGATTTATCCGGTCTGTCTATCGATCTGGAAAGATATACCGAAATATCGGAGGAGCAGATCAAAACACTGATAGATAATTCCATCATCCTAAAAAATGACCGGATAAAAAACAATTCAGAAGAATATCAACGGGTTTTATTTACAGGTGACCAGGGAAATTTTCACCTTATATTCGAGCAACATTATTATGTTTGGGATAATAAAGCCTATGTGCTTACGTTCACCTGTGAAGAATCCAATTATAAAGATTATCAGGATATCGGTGAAAGAATACTTAATTCGTTTGTTATCAAAAAATCGGGTGTTCCTATCTAACAATTCCCCGTTGTGAATTACTGACAAAATCCATGATGTATTCAATTTCAGGACTAAGGATAACTTCTTCTTTAATTCTGGCGATAGCATCATTTACATTAAGATTACTGTTGTATATCAGTTTATAGGCATTCCGGATGTTCTCAATCACCACATCGGAAAACCCGGCCCGGCGAAGGCCTACGATATTGATCCCGCAATAAGCAATGGGTTCACGTGCTGCAATAATATACGGAGGAATATCCTTACTAAAACGTGATCCGCCCTGGATCATACAAAGACTGCCCACATGGCAAAACTGATGCATCAATACACAGGCGCTTACAATTGCCCGGTCATCAATGATCACTTCTCCTGCTATTTTTGTAGAATTACCTATGATACAATTATTTCCAAGATCGACATCATGACCGACATGTGATCCTTCCATCAACAGGTTATGGCTGCCGACAATGGTTTTTCCTTTGGATGCTGTTCCCCGGTTAATCGTTACATTCTCACGGATCCGGTTATAATCACCGACTTCAGCTACTGTTTCTTCACCCTGAAATTTGGTGTCTTGCGGAACAGCACCGATAACGGCTCCCGGAAATATATGATTATGATTACCTATTCTGGCCCCATATAAAATATTGGCATTGGCCATGATAACGTTATTTTCGCCAATGACGACATTTTTATCTATAAAAACAAACGGACCTATTTCGGTATTCTTACCAATAACAGCATCCGGATGAACTGAAGCAAGTGGACTGATCATATTCTACTGATTTTAACCGGGTAAATGATGAAAGTGTATTTAAACCTGCATGTTTTTCAAAACAAAGGCACAAAAGTAAGCATTTCTTATGGAAATATCAATTGGTAATACCAGCTATTTTGAATACTTAATTTTCATAGTTCACAAAAGGGGAAACCTGTAAAAGTCTCCCCTACCCTATGTTCTGAAATAAAGTAAACCTAATCTGCTCCTCCGCCAAGCGCCCTGTACAGATTTACAGTTGCCTGTAATTGTTCCAGAAAGTCATTTACCTGACTGAGCTGGGCCTGTAATAAATTCTGCTCGGCAGTTAACACCTCTGTATAATTGGCCTCTCCAGCTTTAAGTAATTCCTGGGTGAAATATACTGCAGTTTTCAATGCTTCTACCTGTTTCGCCCTGGTTTCGTTTTTCCGTAAAGAGGATTTGTATGAATACAAAATGTCGGATACTTCCTGGCTTGCATCCAACACGGTTTTCTCGAATGTTAGCAAAGCTTCTTCCTGTTGGGCTTTGGCAATCTGAAGGTTGCCCGTCAGTTGTCTTTTGGCAAAAATGGGTTGAACCAGTCCGCCGGCAATATTGGCCATGATATTTTCAGGCTTGAAAAAATCACTGATGGTAGTGGATGTATATCCGATCATGCTTCCTGAAGTCTGTGATCCCAGTGTTAAGGAAGGATAAAAACTCGCTCTTGCGGCATTAGTCAATTCAAAAGCAGCCCTGAAACCTAGCTCAGCCTGCCTGATATCAGGACGTTTGGCAAGCATCTGTACAGGAACGCCATATTTGAGTTCATCCGGTATCACTTGTCGGGACATTGAAGACCGTGGTATAGAATCCGGCTTACGTCCTAGCATCAGACAGATGGAGTTTTCCAGTTGCCTGACCTGGTTTTCGAGGTCGGGAACGCTTGTCCGGGTGGCATACAACAGTGCCTTGCTCTGCTCCACAGCAGCTCCGTTAAGCACACCGGCATCTTTCAATGCTTCCATGGTCGACTTACTCTCTTCCAGTAATTCTATGGTTTCCGTTGTAATGGTCAGTTGTTCATCCATAGCCAGTAAAGCATAATAAGTAGTGGCAATATTAGCGATCAATGAGGTCTGAACGAGGTTTTTATATGTCTCACTACTCAGGAAACGGGCATAAGCCGCACGTTTCTGCCTGCTGATCTTACCCCAGATATCCAATTCCCACGACACGGCTGCCGCCAGGGTAAACTGATCTTTCGGATAGCCCAATACTTTTTTCCCGGATTCCCCCATACTGACACGGGTTTCCGCTGCCTCAGCCACTATCGACACCGATGGGAAAAATCCGGCACGTGCCATTTTCAGGTTCACTTCCGCTTCCCTGATCCGGGTAGCAGCAATGCGCAAATCGTAATTATTCTTCAATCCTTCATCGATCAGGCCGACAAGGATCGTATCGTTAAAATACTTTTTCCAGGGGATATCGGCGATGGTGGTCGTATCGGAAGGATCTTCCCCCCTGAACAGACTCCGGGCATCATATTCCGGTGAATGATACCTGTTAAAGATCTGGCAGGAAGAAAGGATCCCTATATGAAATATCAATAACCACGCTCCTACCCTAAAGTTCCTATGCTTGTTCATTGTCGGCTGTTTGATTAATGGGTTTATTCGAAGGTTGACTGATTTTCTCCTGTAAGGACTGGAATACCATGAAAAGCGTAGGGATGACGAAAACACCGATCAATGTGCCTATAAGCATCCCTCCAACAGCACTGATCCCAATAGACCGGTTACCTACCGCGCCTGCCACGCTGGAAAATACCAGGGGTAATAATCCGCAGATAAAAGCAATGGATGTCATCAATACGGGACGTAACCGGGCGGAAGCACCGCTGATTGCCGCCTCAATGATACTCATCCCCTCTTTGCGCCTCTGTACGGCATATTCAACAATCAGAATAGCGTTTTTGGACAACAGGCCGATCAGCATGATCATTGAGATCTGTACATAAATGTTGTTGACAATTCCACTCCCGTTCATCAACGAAAGAAAAACAAAAATGAAAATACCAGATAAGCCGACCGGTAAGGAGAAGATCACTGCCAGCGGCAATACATAGCTTTCATATAATGCCGATAGCAATAAATAGACAAATACCAGACATATCACAAATATGAGGATGGTCTGGCTGCCTCCCTTGGTTTCCTCACGGCTGATGCCTGAATAATCATAGGTATAACCGGAAGGAAGCGTTTCACTACTGACTTCCCTGACAACATTGATCACATCCCCTGTGCTGTACCCATGGATCATATCCGGGATGATCGTAACATCCATTGAAGAATACATATTGAATCTTGCCAGCGACTGTGGTCCGGTAACGTCCGTTACTGTGATGAATTCCGTAACAGGCGCCATTTCACCGGTTGGTGTCTGGACAAATAATCCGTCCAGATCAGCTGTGGTTGCCCTGTATTCAGGTGCAGCCTGCATCATTACCCGGAACTGTTGTCCGTAAAGATTGAAACTGGACACATACATACTTCCGATGAAGGCCTGTAAAGTGGTCATTACTTCACTCAGTGTCAGTCCGGCATCTTTTATTTTTGCGATGTCCGCATCAATCTGTTTTTGCGGGAAATTAGGATTAAAAGTAGTCATGGCCATCATCACTTCCTTCCTTTCTCTCAATTTCCCAAGAAACTGATTGGTTATATCATAGAACTTGTTGATATCTCCTCCCATTTTGTCCTGCAATTGCATGGTAACACCCGTTCCCAATCCGAATCCCTGCAGGGTAGGAACACCCATAAACAGGAACGAGGCATCCCGGATAGAATCTGTCTTTTGCTTCATGATGGCGGCAATATCATTCGTAGTTACTTTACGTTCACTCCATGGTTTCATTTTCATCATGATACTCGCATAGGAACTTCCTATTCCGCTCATAATGTTGACACCGGTGATATTCAGCACATGACTGACATCAGGTGTCTCAGATGCGATTCTCACTACCTCCTTCACCAATGAATCCGTCCGTTCCAACGATGCACCGGGAGGAAGGGTGATCATTCCCATGACACCACCGCTATCTTCCTGGGGAACAAATCCGGAAGGTATCTTCTGCAACATAAAGAAAAGGATCGTCCCGGTAATGATCACTACCAGGAAAGCAATCCAGCGATGTGATGTTTTCCCGAGAAAATTTAACGATGACTGGTATTTCTTAATAGTAGCATTGAATCCTTTATTGAAGGATCCATAAAAACGTTTCAGGATTCCTTTTTTATTTCTTTCTTCATGCGGCTTCAGAAAAACAGCGCTTAAAGCAGGGCTTAAAGTCAAAGCATTGATCGCTGAAATGGCTATGGCTATAGCAAGAGTCAATCCGAACTGTTTGAAGAACACACCGCTCGTTCCTCCGATGAAACTAACCGGAATGAATACGGCCGACATTACCAGGGTAATGGACACAATGGCCGGTGCGATTTCTTTCAATGCAGTTTTTGTTGCAACCCTCGGGTCCTTTTCTCCCGCATCGAGCTTGGCATGTACCGCTTCAACGACTACAATGGCATCATCCACCACAATACCGATGGCCAGAACCAGTGCAAAAAGGGTCAACAGGTTGATGGAAAAACCGAATATACGCAGGAAAAAGAATGTCCCTACAATGGCTACAGGAACTGCAATGGCCGGAATGATGGTAGACCGGAAATCCTGCAGGAAGATGAATACGACAATGAACACGAGTATAAAAGCTTCGATGATCGTATGGATGACTTTAGTGATCGATTCGGACAGGAATTCATTGGCGTCCGAGATATATGTCAGTTTCAATCCCGGTGGAAATGTAGCAGAAGCCTCATTCAACTGATCTTTAACATCGTTGATCACCTGCCGGGCATTGGATCCTGCCGTTTGACTGATCCCTATGGCCACAGCTTCCAAATTATCCATCTGGGTATATACACTGTAATTTAAAGATCCTAATTCAACATCTGCGATATCTTTTACCCTTAATATTTGTCCGTTATTCGACCGGATAATAATATTCCCGAATTCTTCGGTCGTCTTCAGGCGTCCGGTAAATTTAAGGGTATATTCGAAAGTCTGGTTGCTGTTTTCGCCCAATTGTCCCGGAGCTGCATTGATATTCTGATCCTGCAGCGATGCGATCACCTCGAGCGGTGTAAGCTTGTATGAAGCCATTACATCCGGCTTTAACCATATACGCATGGAATAATCCTTGGCTCCGAAAACATTGGCGCTACCCACTCCTTTCACACGTTGGATCTGGGGTAACAGATTGATATTTGCATAATTCTGTATGAATTGGCCGTCAAAATCCGGATTATCCGATACCAATGCAATCATCAGTATGTTACTGCTTTGCTGCTTTCTAACCGTTACACCTGTCTGTACTACTTCCTGAGGGAGTAAAGATGTGGCTTTTGAGGCCAGGTTCTGGACATTGACTGCTGCAATATCAGGGTCGACCCCCTGTTCGAAATAAACAGTAATATTGGCTGTTCCATTATTGGAAGAGGTGGAAGTCATATAGGTCATACCTTCCACACCATTTATCTGTTGTTCCAACGGGATCACCACACTGTTCATGATCACATCCGCATTGGCTCCCGGATATGATGCCGATACCTGTATGGTAGGAGGTGCAATATCAGGATACTGCTCGATAGGTAAGGTGGCCAGTCCGATGATACCAAGAACAACAATAATAATGGATATA
The sequence above is a segment of the Bacteroidales bacterium genome. Coding sequences within it:
- a CDS encoding efflux RND transporter permease subunit; the protein is MLKIFIDRPVLSTVISIIIVVLGIIGLATLPIEQYPDIAPPTIQVSASYPGANADVIMNSVVIPLEQQINGVEGMTYMTSTSSNNGTANITVYFEQGVDPDIAAVNVQNLASKATSLLPQEVVQTGVTVRKQQSSNILMIALVSDNPDFDGQFIQNYANINLLPQIQRVKGVGSANVFGAKDYSMRIWLKPDVMASYKLTPLEVIASLQDQNINAAPGQLGENSNQTFEYTLKFTGRLKTTEEFGNIIIRSNNGQILRVKDIADVELGSLNYSVYTQMDNLEAVAIGISQTAGSNARQVINDVKDQLNEASATFPPGLKLTYISDANEFLSESITKVIHTIIEAFILVFIVVFIFLQDFRSTIIPAIAVPVAIVGTFFFLRIFGFSINLLTLFALVLAIGIVVDDAIVVVEAVHAKLDAGEKDPRVATKTALKEIAPAIVSITLVMSAVFIPVSFIGGTSGVFFKQFGLTLAIAIAISAINALTLSPALSAVFLKPHEERNKKGILKRFYGSFNKGFNATIKKYQSSLNFLGKTSHRWIAFLVVIITGTILFFMLQKIPSGFVPQEDSGGVMGMITLPPGASLERTDSLVKEVVRIASETPDVSHVLNITGVNIMSGIGSSYASIMMKMKPWSERKVTTNDIAAIMKQKTDSIRDASFLFMGVPTLQGFGLGTGVTMQLQDKMGGDINKFYDITNQFLGKLRERKEVMMAMTTFNPNFPQKQIDADIAKIKDAGLTLSEVMTTLQAFIGSMYVSSFNLYGQQFRVMMQAAPEYRATTADLDGLFVQTPTGEMAPVTEFITVTDVTGPQSLARFNMYSSMDVTIIPDMIHGYSTGDVINVVREVSSETLPSGYTYDYSGISREETKGGSQTILIFVICLVFVYLLLSALYESYVLPLAVIFSLPVGLSGIFIFVFLSLMNGSGIVNNIYVQISMIMLIGLLSKNAILIVEYAVQRRKEGMSIIEAAISGASARLRPVLMTSIAFICGLLPLVFSSVAGAVGNRSIGISAVGGMLIGTLIGVFVIPTLFMVFQSLQEKISQPSNKPINQTADNEQA
- the lpxA gene encoding acyl-ACP--UDP-N-acetylglucosamine O-acyltransferase produces the protein MISPLASVHPDAVIGKNTEIGPFVFIDKNVVIGENNVIMANANILYGARIGNHNHIFPGAVIGAVPQDTKFQGEETVAEVGDYNRIRENVTINRGTASKGKTIVGSHNLLMEGSHVGHDVDLGNNCIIGNSTKIAGEVIIDDRAIVSACVLMHQFCHVGSLCMIQGGSRFSKDIPPYIIAAREPIAYCGINIVGLRRAGFSDVVIENIRNAYKLIYNSNLNVNDAIARIKEEVILSPEIEYIMDFVSNSQRGIVR
- a CDS encoding efflux transporter outer membrane subunit; this translates as MNKHRNFRVGAWLLIFHIGILSSCQIFNRYHSPEYDARSLFRGEDPSDTTTIADIPWKKYFNDTILVGLIDEGLKNNYDLRIAATRIREAEVNLKMARAGFFPSVSIVAEAAETRVSMGESGKKVLGYPKDQFTLAAAVSWELDIWGKISRQKRAAYARFLSSETYKNLVQTSLIANIATTYYALLAMDEQLTITTETIELLEESKSTMEALKDAGVLNGAAVEQSKALLYATRTSVPDLENQVRQLENSICLMLGRKPDSIPRSSMSRQVIPDELKYGVPVQMLAKRPDIRQAELGFRAAFELTNAARASFYPSLTLGSQTSGSMIGYTSTTISDFFKPENIMANIAGGLVQPIFAKRQLTGNLQIAKAQQEEALLTFEKTVLDASQEVSDILYSYKSSLRKNETRAKQVEALKTAVYFTQELLKAGEANYTEVLTAEQNLLQAQLSQVNDFLEQLQATVNLYRALGGGAD